The following are encoded together in the Oceanobacillus zhaokaii genome:
- a CDS encoding NADPH-dependent FMN reductase gives MKVAAIVGSIRKDSYNLQLAKHVQKRYAGQFEVEILDLASLPMYNQDIELDAPQEVLDFKAKVKEADAVLWVTPEYNSTIPGVLGNAIDWLSRVDQVMHGKPSIIMGSSMGILGSVKAQMHLRDILFAGGLNSPVFGGNEVYVGAVHEKFDTEGNLTDEATNAFLDDVIAKFQEWVKPYIKQYA, from the coding sequence ATGAAAGTAGCAGCAATCGTAGGAAGTATTCGTAAAGATTCATATAATTTACAACTGGCAAAACACGTTCAAAAACGTTATGCAGGTCAATTTGAAGTCGAGATTTTAGACTTGGCTTCATTGCCAATGTACAACCAAGATATCGAATTAGATGCACCACAAGAAGTTCTTGATTTCAAAGCGAAAGTCAAAGAAGCAGATGCCGTACTTTGGGTAACACCCGAATACAATTCGACAATTCCGGGTGTGTTAGGAAATGCAATTGATTGGTTAAGCCGAGTAGATCAAGTAATGCATGGTAAACCATCTATTATTATGGGGTCTTCAATGGGTATTTTAGGTTCAGTCAAAGCGCAGATGCACTTAAGAGATATCCTATTTGCGGGTGGATTAAATTCTCCAGTCTTTGGCGGAAATGAAGTATATGTAGGCGCAGTACACGAGAAATTTGACACTGAAGGAAACTTAACAGACGAAGCAACGAACGCTTTCTTAGATGATGTCATTGCAAAATTCCAAGAATGGGTAAAGCCATACATTAAACAATATGCTTAA
- a CDS encoding GyrI-like domain-containing protein, whose protein sequence is MADYTLEEKDGFTVLGIGTELKSDYTDYAGINKEKADFWHAVKEDGRLDALKAIATNDSIFVVNEAVNNKMMHYAGVMTEESLPEASRVIQFPKGEYVVVKGEANTDEELSNKLTGIAFGEVLPEANNVAYVGGPNAAVVMGQRNGLVYGEMWIPVVRK, encoded by the coding sequence ATGGCAGATTATACATTAGAAGAAAAAGACGGATTTACCGTTTTAGGGATTGGTACGGAGCTTAAAAGTGATTACACAGACTATGCTGGCATAAACAAGGAAAAGGCAGATTTTTGGCATGCAGTCAAAGAGGATGGAAGGCTTGATGCGTTAAAAGCTATCGCCACAAATGACTCCATTTTTGTCGTCAACGAAGCAGTAAATAACAAGATGATGCATTATGCTGGCGTTATGACAGAGGAATCCTTACCAGAAGCATCAAGAGTTATCCAATTTCCTAAAGGGGAGTATGTAGTAGTTAAAGGGGAAGCAAATACGGATGAAGAGTTGAGTAACAAGCTTACTGGCATTGCCTTTGGTGAAGTCTTGCCAGAAGCAAATAATGTAGCCTATGTTGGTGGACCAAATGCAGCTGTTGTGATGGGGCAAAGAAATGGCTTAGTATATGGTGAAATGTGGATCCCTGTTGTGAGGAAATAA
- a CDS encoding staygreen family protein yields MSTFYPEKLSVEFMEGTAATEPVIPRRYTLTHSDLTGELFLNIGIDYAWGEINPLRDEVLGEWKQYGTSLFFDVYLYVDQGEIPMSSSAKRDEIFRRELPLAINAIKYGDRSLFKTYPCLDQAPIIINFMSTYPQFARQENWGTFQSIAT; encoded by the coding sequence TTGAGCACTTTTTATCCAGAAAAACTATCTGTGGAATTTATGGAAGGTACTGCTGCTACCGAACCCGTTATTCCAAGGCGCTATACACTAACTCACTCCGATTTAACTGGAGAACTATTTTTAAACATCGGAATAGATTATGCCTGGGGGGAAATCAATCCTTTGAGGGATGAAGTTTTGGGAGAGTGGAAACAATATGGAACTTCTTTATTCTTTGATGTTTATTTATACGTAGATCAAGGAGAAATTCCGATGTCTTCTTCTGCAAAACGAGATGAAATATTTAGACGCGAATTACCACTTGCAATAAATGCTATAAAATATGGTGATAGGTCTCTTTTCAAAACATATCCTTGTTTAGATCAAGCTCCTATCATTATAAACTTTATGTCCACTTACCCACAGTTTGCAAGGCAAGAAAATTGGGGGACCTTCCAAAGCATTGCCACCTAA
- a CDS encoding response regulator transcription factor produces the protein MIRVVIAEDQQMLRGALSALLKFEADIEVLAEVSDGKKAWEVIQSKRPDVCLLDIEMPFINGLELAEKIRNAKYPCKVIIVTTFARPGYLQKAMDAKVDGYLLKDEPIDYLIESIRKVIKGEQVISMDLAATLFMKEDNPLSERETEVLRLAKDGLTTSQISNVLFLTKGTVRNYLSSAIQKLESESRQQAVNIASDKGWI, from the coding sequence ATGATACGAGTAGTTATTGCAGAAGACCAGCAAATGCTGCGTGGAGCACTATCTGCATTATTAAAATTTGAAGCAGATATAGAAGTGTTGGCAGAAGTATCCGATGGGAAAAAAGCTTGGGAAGTGATTCAAAGTAAACGGCCAGACGTATGTTTATTGGATATAGAAATGCCTTTTATCAATGGTCTTGAATTGGCGGAGAAAATAAGAAATGCTAAATATCCTTGTAAAGTTATCATTGTTACCACTTTTGCACGTCCCGGATATTTACAAAAGGCGATGGATGCTAAAGTAGATGGCTATTTATTAAAAGATGAGCCAATTGATTACCTTATTGAGTCGATTCGAAAAGTCATAAAGGGAGAGCAGGTGATTAGTATGGATCTTGCGGCAACCCTCTTTATGAAAGAAGATAATCCATTAAGCGAGCGTGAAACAGAGGTATTGCGTCTTGCAAAGGACGGTTTAACAACAAGTCAAATTAGCAATGTCCTATTCTTAACAAAAGGTACCGTGCGTAACTATCTATCCTCCGCGATTCAGAAACTTGAGTCCGAATCAAGACAGCAAGCCGTAAATATTGCTAGTGATAAAGGGTGGATTTAA